One Mucilaginibacter ginkgonis genomic region harbors:
- a CDS encoding RNA polymerase sigma factor, with amino-acid sequence MDFQLKSDQELIHLYIAGDEGGLVELIRRYQSKIYTSIYLLVKDQYLAEDIFQDTFIKVINTLKAGKYNEEGKFLPWVTRIGHNLVIDHFRREKRTPLVSNGEDFDIFEVLGNYDESTEDKMVREQTHRDLKALIHLLPAEQKEVLIMRHYGDLSFKEIADITDVSINTALGRMRYALNNLRKMMQTKELSLKN; translated from the coding sequence ATGGATTTTCAATTGAAAAGTGATCAGGAATTAATCCATCTGTATATTGCTGGCGATGAAGGTGGATTAGTGGAGTTGATTCGTCGATACCAATCAAAAATTTACACTTCGATATATCTGCTGGTTAAGGATCAATACCTGGCCGAGGATATCTTTCAGGATACCTTTATAAAAGTAATTAACACCTTAAAGGCAGGCAAGTATAACGAGGAGGGTAAGTTTTTACCGTGGGTTACCCGCATTGGGCACAACCTGGTAATTGACCATTTCCGCCGGGAGAAACGTACGCCTTTAGTGAGCAATGGCGAAGACTTCGACATATTTGAGGTACTGGGCAATTATGACGAGAGTACCGAAGACAAAATGGTGCGCGAGCAAACCCACCGCGACCTTAAAGCATTGATACATTTACTACCTGCAGAGCAAAAGGAAGTGTTGATTATGCGCCACTACGGCGACCTGAGCTTTAAGGAGATTGCCGACATAACGGATGTAAGTATCAATACAGCGCTTGGCCGTATGCGTTACGCCCTAAACAACCTGCGTAAAATGATGCAGACTAAGGAGTTGAGTTTAAAAAACTAA